Proteins from a genomic interval of Agrococcus sp. ARC_14:
- a CDS encoding amidohydrolase family protein: MRLANARLLVGSPSDSPLVDLDIVDGEIERVSPAGSTASAGQRHDLEGATVVPGLWDEHTHLGQWARHRTRPSVLDAESAEDVAASAGAAAGAHTGADPLVLVGMRDALWPAPPTRELLDAATGATPTLIVSSDVHCSWPNSAMLARLGLRLDGPLLREDAAFDALQAVEGMLDADTLDRHVVDALASAAARGVAGVVDLEFDDAVGAWLRPGRATPTRVEVGIYQKDLELAADRGLRTGDRIAGTAHVGRLKVITDGSLGTRTAWTTHPYDDGAGRAGVGVRNVDDADLDRLLARAGQLGLGAAVHAIGDAAVSAAIDAFERAARGGAGKGGRELPGARAMAGDRIEHAQLVAAADIPRMARLGLVASVQPEHALDDRELTASLWSDRAGDAFRIRSLLDAGVPVVLGSDAPVTPLDPWRAIATAVTRTRGDEQPWQPEEAISIEQAIAASARTRIAAGEPADLVVLADALPSADDVARDPNGSAERLRATAVTATLIAGELVHGSL, encoded by the coding sequence ATGCGCCTCGCCAACGCCCGACTGCTCGTCGGCTCACCCTCCGACTCGCCCCTGGTCGACCTCGACATCGTCGACGGCGAGATCGAGCGTGTGAGCCCTGCCGGCTCCACGGCTTCGGCGGGGCAGCGGCACGACCTCGAGGGCGCGACGGTCGTCCCCGGCCTCTGGGACGAGCACACGCACCTGGGTCAGTGGGCTCGCCACCGCACGCGCCCGAGCGTGCTCGACGCCGAGAGCGCCGAGGACGTCGCCGCCAGCGCCGGAGCCGCAGCGGGCGCGCACACAGGCGCCGACCCGCTCGTGCTGGTCGGCATGCGCGACGCCCTGTGGCCCGCGCCGCCCACGCGCGAGCTGCTCGACGCCGCCACCGGCGCCACGCCGACGCTGATCGTCTCGAGCGACGTGCACTGCTCATGGCCGAACTCCGCGATGCTCGCGCGCCTCGGCCTGCGCCTCGACGGACCGCTGCTGCGCGAGGATGCAGCGTTCGACGCCCTGCAGGCAGTCGAGGGGATGCTCGACGCCGACACGCTCGACCGTCACGTCGTCGACGCGCTGGCGTCGGCCGCGGCGCGCGGCGTCGCAGGGGTGGTCGATCTCGAGTTCGACGATGCCGTCGGTGCCTGGCTGCGCCCTGGGCGCGCAACCCCCACCCGCGTGGAGGTCGGGATCTACCAGAAGGATCTCGAGCTCGCCGCGGATCGCGGCCTGCGCACGGGAGATCGCATCGCCGGCACCGCGCACGTCGGCAGGCTCAAGGTGATCACCGACGGCTCGCTCGGCACCCGCACGGCCTGGACGACCCATCCGTACGACGACGGAGCGGGCCGCGCCGGCGTGGGCGTGCGCAACGTCGATGACGCCGACCTCGACCGGCTGCTCGCCAGGGCGGGGCAGCTCGGGCTCGGTGCCGCCGTGCACGCGATCGGTGATGCCGCCGTCAGCGCGGCGATCGATGCGTTCGAGCGCGCCGCGCGAGGTGGCGCTGGCAAGGGTGGCCGCGAGCTGCCGGGCGCTCGCGCCATGGCCGGGGACCGCATCGAGCACGCGCAGCTCGTCGCGGCCGCCGACATCCCGCGCATGGCGCGGCTCGGCCTCGTCGCCTCGGTGCAGCCGGAGCACGCCCTCGACGACCGTGAGCTCACCGCCTCGCTCTGGAGCGATCGGGCCGGCGACGCCTTCCGCATCCGCTCGCTGCTCGACGCCGGCGTGCCTGTCGTGCTCGGCTCCGACGCGCCGGTCACGCCGCTCGACCCGTGGCGCGCGATCGCCACCGCCGTCACGCGCACGCGCGGCGACGAGCAGCCGTGGCAGCCGGAGGAGGCGATCTCGATCGAGCAGGCGATCGCGGCCTCGGCCCGCACTCGCATCGCCGCGGGTGAGCCTGCCGATCTCGTGGTGCTGGCGGATGCGCTGCCGTCTGCCGACGACGTCGCGCGCGACCCGAACGGGTCGGCGGAGCGCCTCCGCGCGACGGCGGTCACCGCCACCCTCATCGCTGGCGAGCTGGTGCACGGCTCGCTCTGA
- a CDS encoding acyl-CoA dehydrogenase — MAETNRSRRQRSEQPRQHGKVDVDWLGRDLRGTWGERRLAAREKVADPRYQRIDDLTMADHRARALEQMQLLVDDGAVLAAFPKRLGGEDDHGGNIAGFEELVLADPSLQIKSGVQFGLFGAAVLHLGTAHHHDAFLPSIMRLEVPGAFAMTETGHGSDVASIGTTATYDEQAEEFVIHTPFRGAWKDYLGNAALHGKHAVVFAKLITKGIDHGVHAFYVPIRDEAGEFLPGVGGEDDGYKGGLNGIDNGRLHFTNVRVPRTNLLNRYGDVAADGTYSSPIASPGRRFFTMIGTLVQGRVSLDGAAAVAQQAALAIAIRYGSERRQFNASSDTQEEVLLDYRRHQRRLFTRLAKAYAQTYAHERLLVKFHGVFSGRTDTPEEREDLETLAAGLKALSTWQALDTLQEAREACGGAGFLGENRIVQLRADLDIYVTFEGDNTVLLQLVGKRLLGDFAKQFKGASKGDIARFAADQFFERASTLVGLRTLTQDVRDLGNVKKSSIALRDDDFQRDLLEDRVETMVADIAGRLRHAPKEQAKAAAAFNNEQHQLIEAARAWVELQHYDALAAAVERSPEATKKVLTHLRDLFALTIIEEHAAWHLENGRLSGARSLAVTSTIERLLAKLRPHALDLVAAFGLGDEHLRAHIATGAEGKRQAEAQAHYDGMRAAGTLPTQEKRAKGSNPEAQPITVAGAAPVPPADILGDSVASAPSAASAPSAESADAADASEGAEVPAR; from the coding sequence ATGGCCGAGACGAACCGCAGCCGCCGACAGCGCAGCGAGCAGCCGCGCCAGCACGGGAAGGTCGATGTCGACTGGCTCGGCCGCGACCTGCGCGGCACCTGGGGTGAGCGCAGGCTGGCCGCGCGCGAGAAGGTCGCCGACCCGCGCTACCAGCGCATCGACGACCTGACGATGGCCGACCACCGCGCCCGTGCGCTCGAGCAGATGCAGCTGCTCGTCGACGACGGCGCCGTGCTCGCCGCGTTCCCGAAGCGCCTCGGGGGCGAGGACGATCACGGTGGCAACATCGCGGGCTTCGAGGAGCTCGTGCTTGCCGACCCCAGCCTGCAGATCAAGTCGGGCGTGCAGTTCGGCCTCTTCGGTGCCGCGGTGCTGCACCTGGGCACGGCCCACCACCACGACGCCTTCCTGCCGTCGATCATGCGCCTCGAGGTGCCCGGCGCCTTCGCCATGACCGAGACCGGCCATGGCTCCGATGTCGCCTCCATCGGCACCACCGCGACCTACGACGAGCAGGCCGAGGAGTTCGTCATCCACACCCCGTTCCGCGGCGCCTGGAAGGACTACCTCGGCAACGCCGCGCTGCACGGCAAGCACGCGGTCGTCTTCGCCAAGCTCATCACGAAGGGCATCGACCACGGTGTGCACGCCTTCTACGTGCCCATCCGCGACGAGGCCGGCGAGTTCCTGCCGGGCGTCGGCGGCGAGGACGACGGCTACAAGGGCGGCCTCAACGGCATCGACAACGGCCGCCTGCACTTCACGAACGTTCGGGTGCCGCGCACCAACCTGCTCAACCGCTACGGAGACGTCGCAGCCGACGGCACCTACTCGAGCCCGATCGCCAGCCCCGGCCGCCGCTTCTTCACGATGATCGGCACGCTCGTGCAGGGTCGCGTCTCGCTCGACGGCGCCGCAGCGGTCGCCCAGCAGGCGGCACTCGCGATCGCGATCCGCTACGGCTCCGAGCGCCGCCAGTTCAACGCCTCGAGCGACACGCAGGAGGAGGTGCTGCTCGACTACCGTCGCCACCAGCGCCGCCTCTTCACGCGGCTCGCGAAGGCCTACGCGCAGACCTACGCCCACGAGCGCCTGCTCGTGAAGTTCCACGGCGTCTTCTCCGGCCGCACCGACACACCCGAGGAGCGCGAGGATCTCGAGACGCTCGCCGCCGGCCTCAAGGCGCTCTCCACCTGGCAGGCGCTCGACACACTGCAGGAGGCCCGCGAGGCCTGTGGCGGCGCCGGCTTCCTGGGCGAGAACCGCATCGTGCAGCTGCGCGCCGACCTCGACATCTACGTCACCTTCGAGGGTGACAACACCGTGCTGCTGCAACTGGTCGGCAAGCGGCTGCTGGGCGACTTCGCCAAGCAGTTCAAGGGTGCGTCGAAGGGCGACATCGCCCGCTTCGCCGCCGACCAGTTCTTCGAGCGCGCCTCCACGCTGGTGGGCCTGCGCACGCTCACGCAGGATGTGCGCGACCTCGGCAACGTGAAGAAGTCGTCCATCGCCCTGCGCGACGACGACTTCCAGCGCGACCTGCTCGAGGACCGCGTCGAGACGATGGTCGCCGACATCGCCGGCCGGCTGCGCCACGCGCCGAAGGAGCAGGCGAAGGCTGCCGCCGCGTTCAACAACGAGCAGCACCAGCTGATCGAAGCCGCTCGCGCCTGGGTCGAGCTGCAGCATTACGACGCGCTGGCAGCGGCGGTCGAGCGCAGCCCCGAGGCGACCAAGAAGGTGCTCACCCACCTGCGCGACCTCTTCGCACTGACGATCATCGAGGAGCACGCTGCGTGGCACCTCGAGAACGGCCGTCTCTCCGGTGCTCGCTCGCTCGCCGTCACCTCGACGATCGAGCGCCTGCTCGCGAAGCTGCGCCCGCACGCGCTCGACCTGGTCGCGGCGTTCGGCCTCGGCGACGAGCACCTGCGCGCACACATCGCCACCGGCGCAGAGGGCAAGCGCCAGGCAGAGGCGCAGGCCCACTACGACGGCATGCGCGCGGCCGGCACGCTGCCCACGCAGGAGAAGAGGGCGAAGGGCTCCAACCCCGAGGCGCAGCCGATCACGGTCGCGGGCGCCGCGCCCGTGCCGCCCGCAGACATCCTCGGCGACTCGGTCGCTTCGGCGCCCTCGGCTGCCTCGGCCCCCTCAGCGGAGTCGGCGGATGCGGCTGACGCCAGTGAGGGCGCGGAAGTCCCGGCGCGCTGA
- a CDS encoding acyl-CoA desaturase — MTTMTTAEVTHGPLRTTIKASERSEEDRRADFRVVAKAVRDAGLLERAVGYYVWMMVALGVALVGLLVGSVLLGDSWFQLLIAGGLGVVLTQIAFIAHEASHRQVLKSGPANDRLGRILAAGVVGISHQWWMTKHSRHHANPNQIGRDPDIEVDTIAFLPSDAKQARGLVRWITRRQGWLFFPLLTLEGLNLHQHSIRTLLERRPVTGRWIELGLITARFAAYFTFLLLVMPPLMALAFLGVQMAVFGIGMGASFAPNHKGMPTVSRDAKLDFFTKQVRTSRNVRGWGMTTLLGGLNYQVEHHLFPNMARPHLRAASEIVRAHCATHNIPYVETGLVGAYAAVVRYLNRVGLAARDPFDCPMLDMRR; from the coding sequence TTGACCACGATGACCACCGCAGAGGTGACGCACGGTCCGTTGCGCACCACCATCAAGGCCTCTGAGCGATCAGAAGAGGATCGCCGCGCCGACTTCCGGGTCGTCGCGAAGGCCGTCCGCGACGCGGGCCTGCTCGAGCGCGCCGTCGGCTACTACGTGTGGATGATGGTCGCGCTGGGCGTTGCGCTCGTCGGCCTGCTCGTCGGCTCTGTGCTGCTGGGCGACAGCTGGTTCCAGCTGCTCATCGCCGGTGGTCTCGGCGTCGTGCTGACGCAGATCGCCTTCATCGCGCATGAGGCCTCGCACCGCCAGGTGCTGAAGTCGGGCCCCGCGAACGACCGCCTGGGCCGCATCCTCGCCGCCGGCGTCGTCGGCATCAGCCACCAGTGGTGGATGACGAAGCACTCGCGCCACCACGCGAACCCGAACCAGATCGGTCGCGACCCCGACATCGAGGTCGACACCATCGCGTTCCTGCCGAGCGACGCGAAGCAGGCTCGTGGCCTGGTGCGCTGGATCACGCGCCGTCAGGGCTGGCTGTTCTTCCCGCTGCTCACGCTCGAGGGCCTGAACCTGCACCAGCACTCGATCCGCACGCTGCTCGAGCGCCGACCCGTGACCGGCCGTTGGATCGAGCTCGGCCTCATCACCGCCCGCTTTGCGGCCTACTTCACCTTCCTGCTGCTCGTCATGCCGCCGCTGATGGCGCTCGCCTTCCTCGGCGTGCAGATGGCTGTCTTCGGCATCGGCATGGGCGCATCGTTCGCCCCGAACCACAAGGGCATGCCGACGGTCAGCCGCGACGCGAAGCTCGACTTCTTCACCAAGCAGGTGCGCACCTCCCGCAACGTCCGCGGCTGGGGCATGACCACGCTGCTGGGCGGCCTCAACTACCAGGTCGAGCACCACCTGTTCCCGAACATGGCTCGGCCGCACCTGCGCGCCGCGAGCGAGATCGTGCGAGCGCACTGCGCGACCCACAACATCCCCTACGTGGAGACCGGACTGGTCGGCGCCTACGCAGCCGTCGTGCGGTATCTGAACCGCGTCGGCCTCGCCGCACGTGACCCCTTCGACTGCCCGATGCTGGACATGCGTCGGTGA
- a CDS encoding 1-acyl-sn-glycerol-3-phosphate acyltransferase: MPVRRALARLHWVLSPWQLQREQPPYEGPRLLIGAPHTSNRDFVLMLAISWDAGLAVKWLGKRELFQGPFGRVMHWLGGIPVDRDDPAGLVERVIELTRADPRAAIVVTPDGTRSSRQWRSGFYRIAYEAGVPITLGFVDSTTGTTGLGPTIELTGDVPADMDRIRAFYGDKRGIIPERTTEPRLADEAGLAQRLAEQP; encoded by the coding sequence ATGCCGGTCCGCCGGGCGCTCGCGCGGCTGCACTGGGTGCTGAGCCCATGGCAGCTGCAGCGCGAGCAGCCACCCTATGAGGGCCCGCGGCTGCTGATCGGTGCCCCGCACACGTCCAACCGCGACTTCGTGCTCATGCTCGCGATCTCGTGGGATGCGGGACTGGCGGTCAAGTGGCTCGGCAAGCGCGAGCTGTTCCAGGGCCCCTTCGGCCGGGTCATGCACTGGCTCGGCGGGATTCCCGTCGACCGCGACGACCCTGCAGGACTCGTCGAGCGCGTCATCGAGCTCACCCGCGCTGACCCGCGCGCCGCGATCGTCGTGACGCCCGACGGCACGCGCAGCTCGCGGCAGTGGCGGAGCGGCTTCTACCGCATCGCCTACGAGGCGGGCGTGCCCATCACGCTCGGCTTCGTCGACTCCACGACGGGCACGACCGGCCTCGGGCCGACCATCGAGCTCACGGGCGATGTGCCGGCCGACATGGATCGCATCCGCGCCTTCTACGGCGACAAGCGCGGCATCATCCCGGAGCGCACGACCGAGCCGCGGCTCGCCGACGAGGCGGGGCTCGCGCAGCGCCTGGCGGAGCAGCCCTAG
- a CDS encoding pyridoxamine 5'-phosphate oxidase family protein, whose translation MAEHPASDSPVHDISEAECLKLLGLFEFGRIAFRVGDVLDVFPINYHAAERAITFRTAPGTKLATALQADEVVFEIDNIGVKEAWSVIGHGTARRLEAADELKAAEQLPIHPLIPTAEREFIRIDLERVSGRRFHRWAPPAASSATAVDATD comes from the coding sequence ATGGCCGAGCACCCCGCGTCCGACAGCCCCGTCCACGACATCAGCGAGGCCGAGTGCCTCAAGCTGCTCGGGCTGTTCGAGTTCGGGCGCATCGCGTTCCGCGTCGGCGACGTGCTCGACGTGTTCCCGATCAACTACCACGCAGCAGAGCGCGCGATCACCTTCCGCACGGCGCCCGGCACCAAGCTGGCAACCGCGCTGCAGGCCGACGAGGTCGTCTTCGAGATCGACAACATCGGTGTGAAGGAAGCCTGGAGCGTGATCGGGCACGGCACAGCGCGCCGGCTCGAGGCCGCAGACGAGCTGAAGGCCGCGGAGCAGCTGCCCATCCACCCGCTCATCCCCACCGCGGAGCGCGAGTTCATCCGCATCGACCTCGAGCGAGTCTCCGGCCGGCGCTTCCATCGCTGGGCACCGCCCGCGGCCAGCAGCGCGACGGCCGTCGACGCGACCGACTGA
- a CDS encoding NAD(P)-binding domain-containing protein: MSQPVESSTGTMEIVQTDGVRPAATQTIAILGAGKIGTVLAKLSLAAGHRTLIAGSGSAARIRLIVEYLAPGAEAMVSADAAAAADVVILALPLGQYDRLPVEQLEGKLVIDAMNYWWETDGIRDEFTDPALPTSTIVQAFLPGSRIVKAFNHMGYHDLAEWPRPTGHVQRRAIAIAGDDALDVERTASLVDGFGFDPVVLESLDAGLRLQPGWPAFGANENAATLRGLLETD, from the coding sequence ATGTCGCAGCCGGTCGAGTCGAGCACGGGCACCATGGAGATCGTGCAGACCGACGGCGTACGACCCGCGGCGACGCAGACGATCGCCATCCTGGGCGCCGGCAAGATCGGCACCGTGCTCGCCAAGCTGTCGCTGGCAGCGGGCCACCGCACCCTCATCGCAGGCTCCGGCAGCGCAGCGCGGATCCGGCTGATCGTCGAGTACCTGGCTCCGGGCGCCGAGGCGATGGTGTCGGCGGATGCGGCTGCCGCGGCCGACGTGGTCATCCTCGCCCTGCCGCTCGGCCAGTACGACCGCCTCCCCGTCGAGCAGCTCGAGGGCAAGCTCGTCATCGACGCCATGAACTACTGGTGGGAGACCGACGGGATCCGCGACGAGTTCACGGATCCAGCGCTGCCGACGAGCACGATCGTGCAGGCGTTCCTGCCGGGCTCACGCATCGTGAAGGCGTTCAATCACATGGGCTACCACGACCTGGCGGAGTGGCCGCGACCGACCGGCCACGTGCAGCGGCGCGCGATCGCGATCGCGGGTGATGATGCCCTCGATGTCGAGCGCACGGCGAGCTTGGTCGACGGCTTCGGCTTCGACCCTGTCGTGCTCGAGTCGCTCGATGCGGGCCTGCGGCTGCAGCCCGGCTGGCCGGCGTTCGGGGCGAACGAGAACGCTGCGACGCTGCGCGGCCTGCTCGAGACCGACTGA
- a CDS encoding M23 family metallopeptidase, with protein sequence MAQPDRSARADGASARWRGLRLGVAATVAVGSIVASLIVPGIPQAEAVDEYGFPTWAEVEAARGNVNAKGEQINQIRALISQLETEAVNAQAESDRAAAAAIEAQRVYDEAVAVAERLQQQADEASGRAGESQLAAGQLAAQLARSGGTGDMSAELFANPGSAESWLYRLDLMDRVAGTADTLYEQAQQDANTAQSLQDQAAVARDELQALKEAADAAYLAAQEAAAAAQAAVVQQQEHRVELEAQLEVLVEDRAATEEDYQAGQAHRAWLAEQERLRLAREAAEREAARQAALAEQRRIAAAAAAANNNNNGGGGGGGGSSSGGGGSVPVAPPSNSGWVTPHYGRFTSSYGWRNDPVGVLGRKLHAGVDISAGCGTPIYAAADGVVSLRSRDIYGANMLYINHGGGVQSEYFHMIRPAHVSPGQRVSAGQVVAYEGSTGHSTGCHLHFQLRVGGTLTNPESFLNARGVYLR encoded by the coding sequence ATGGCCCAGCCCGACAGGTCGGCACGTGCCGACGGAGCGAGCGCGCGCTGGCGCGGCCTCCGTCTCGGCGTCGCAGCCACCGTGGCCGTCGGCAGCATCGTCGCCTCGCTGATCGTTCCTGGCATCCCGCAGGCGGAGGCCGTCGATGAGTACGGCTTCCCGACCTGGGCAGAGGTCGAAGCCGCGCGCGGCAACGTGAACGCCAAGGGCGAGCAGATCAACCAGATCCGCGCGCTCATCTCGCAGCTCGAGACCGAGGCGGTGAACGCCCAGGCCGAGTCCGACCGGGCGGCCGCGGCGGCGATCGAGGCGCAGCGCGTCTACGACGAGGCCGTCGCCGTCGCCGAGCGATTGCAGCAGCAGGCCGATGAGGCGTCCGGCCGTGCAGGGGAGTCGCAGCTCGCCGCAGGCCAGCTCGCCGCGCAGCTCGCTCGCTCCGGCGGCACCGGCGACATGAGCGCAGAGCTCTTCGCGAACCCCGGCTCCGCCGAGTCATGGCTCTACCGCCTCGACCTCATGGACCGCGTCGCTGGCACCGCCGACACGCTCTACGAGCAGGCGCAGCAGGATGCCAACACCGCGCAGTCGCTCCAGGATCAGGCAGCAGTCGCTCGTGACGAGCTGCAGGCGCTGAAGGAGGCTGCCGACGCGGCCTACCTCGCAGCGCAGGAGGCCGCGGCCGCTGCACAGGCTGCCGTGGTGCAGCAGCAGGAGCACCGTGTGGAGCTCGAGGCGCAGCTCGAGGTGCTGGTCGAGGACCGGGCCGCGACCGAGGAGGACTATCAGGCGGGCCAAGCGCACCGCGCGTGGCTGGCCGAGCAGGAGCGGCTGCGCCTCGCCCGCGAGGCGGCTGAGCGGGAGGCCGCGCGCCAGGCAGCGCTCGCCGAGCAGCGCCGGATCGCCGCGGCGGCCGCAGCTGCCAACAACAACAACAACGGCGGTGGCGGCGGTGGCGGCGGCAGCAGCAGCGGTGGCGGCGGCTCCGTGCCGGTCGCCCCGCCCAGCAACAGCGGCTGGGTGACACCGCACTACGGCCGCTTCACCTCCTCCTACGGTTGGCGCAACGACCCGGTGGGTGTGCTGGGCCGCAAGCTGCACGCTGGCGTCGACATCTCGGCGGGCTGCGGCACCCCGATCTACGCCGCAGCGGATGGCGTGGTCTCGCTGCGCTCGCGCGACATCTACGGCGCCAACATGCTCTACATCAATCACGGCGGCGGCGTGCAGAGCGAGTACTTCCACATGATCCGTCCCGCGCACGTGTCCCCGGGGCAGCGCGTGAGCGCCGGCCAGGTCGTGGCATACGAGGGCTCGACGGGTCACTCGACCGGCTGCCACCTGCACTTCCAGCTGCGTGTCGGCGGCACGCTCACCAACCCGGAGTCGTTCCTGAACGCACGCGGGGTCTACCTGCGCTGA
- a CDS encoding inorganic diphosphatase, whose amino-acid sequence MAAYDVVIEIPKGSRNKYELDHESGRVYLDRVLFTTFVYPTDYGFFEGTLGLDGDPVDALVLLEYSVPPGVFVRVRPIGQLNMEDDGGIDTKVICVLEKDPRWAHIQDIEDVPQQTRNEIEHFFEHYKDLEPGKWAKLGGWEGAAAAEATVQAGFAAFDAEHGDESDEPVEKPEGGRDVTD is encoded by the coding sequence TTGGCCGCCTACGACGTCGTCATCGAGATCCCCAAGGGGAGCCGCAACAAGTATGAGCTCGACCATGAGTCGGGTCGCGTCTACCTCGACCGCGTGCTGTTCACGACCTTCGTCTACCCCACCGACTACGGGTTCTTCGAGGGCACGCTCGGGCTCGACGGCGACCCCGTCGACGCGCTGGTGCTGCTCGAGTACTCGGTGCCGCCCGGTGTGTTCGTGCGCGTGCGCCCGATCGGGCAGCTGAACATGGAGGACGACGGCGGTATCGACACCAAGGTCATCTGCGTGCTGGAGAAGGACCCGCGCTGGGCGCACATCCAGGACATCGAGGATGTGCCGCAGCAGACGCGGAACGAGATCGAGCACTTCTTCGAGCACTACAAGGACCTCGAGCCGGGCAAGTGGGCCAAGCTCGGCGGCTGGGAGGGCGCCGCCGCCGCCGAGGCAACCGTGCAGGCCGGCTTCGCCGCGTTCGACGCGGAGCACGGCGACGAGAGCGATGAGCCGGTCGAGAAGCCCGAGGGCGGCCGCGACGTCACCGACTGA
- the tilS gene encoding tRNA lysidine(34) synthetase TilS: protein MPENDRRPRLTPAVADVRRAVREATVDLEPGSLLLVALSGGPDSLALAAATAFEAERAGLRAGAVIVDHGLQPSSAETSARAAEQARELGLDPVRVIPVQVAGDGSPEAAARQARYAALLQARKEEGAAAVLLGHTLDDQAETVLIGLARGSGAESLWGMHRRIGFLRRPLLQVRRATTHQACADAGLEPWRDPHNDDDRFLRVRVRHRVLPMLDEVLGGGVALALTRTADTLREDAEALAHFAQEQILDLVEHAEGGLSLDAGALAANPPALRQRIIRLAVQSEFHTALSRQQTLEVSRLVTDWHGQGPIHLPGIRVTREGRRLVFVAA from the coding sequence ATGCCCGAAAACGACCGTCGACCTCGGCTGACGCCTGCTGTCGCCGACGTGCGCCGGGCCGTGCGCGAGGCGACGGTCGACCTGGAGCCGGGTTCGCTGCTGCTGGTCGCGCTCTCGGGCGGACCGGACTCCCTTGCACTTGCGGCTGCGACGGCCTTCGAGGCCGAGCGCGCGGGGCTCCGGGCCGGCGCCGTCATCGTCGACCACGGGCTGCAGCCATCCAGCGCCGAGACCTCGGCCCGAGCAGCAGAGCAGGCGCGCGAGCTGGGCCTCGACCCCGTGCGCGTGATCCCCGTGCAGGTGGCAGGTGACGGCAGCCCTGAGGCCGCGGCCCGTCAGGCCCGCTATGCGGCACTCCTGCAGGCTCGCAAGGAGGAGGGCGCAGCGGCGGTGCTGCTCGGCCACACCCTCGACGACCAGGCAGAGACGGTGCTCATCGGCCTCGCACGCGGCTCAGGCGCCGAGAGCCTCTGGGGCATGCACCGGCGCATCGGGTTCCTGCGGCGACCGCTGCTGCAGGTGCGCCGAGCGACCACCCACCAGGCCTGTGCAGACGCCGGTCTCGAGCCGTGGCGCGACCCGCACAACGACGACGACCGCTTCCTGCGCGTGCGCGTTCGCCACAGGGTGCTGCCGATGCTCGACGAGGTGCTCGGCGGCGGCGTCGCCCTGGCACTCACCCGCACGGCCGACACGCTGCGCGAGGACGCCGAGGCGCTCGCGCACTTCGCGCAGGAGCAGATCCTCGACCTGGTCGAGCACGCCGAGGGCGGGCTCTCGCTCGACGCCGGCGCGCTCGCGGCGAACCCGCCCGCCCTGCGCCAGCGCATCATCCGCCTCGCCGTGCAGAGCGAGTTCCACACCGCGCTCAGTCGGCAGCAGACGCTCGAGGTCTCGCGGCTCGTCACCGACTGGCACGGCCAGGGCCCGATCCACCTGCCCGGCATCCGCGTCACCCGCGAGGGCCGCAGGCTCGTCTTCGTCGCGGCCTGA
- the hpt gene encoding hypoxanthine phosphoribosyltransferase, producing the protein MEFEHVESDLAKTLITEEELHAKLEELARRIEADYEGKDLLLVGVLRGAVMVMADLARALHRHIEMDWMAVSSYGSGTVSSGVVRILKDLDSDLTGRNVLIVEDIIDSGLTLSWLRGNLESRGAASVEILTMLRKPDALKVQVDVKYCGFDIPNEFVIGYGLDYAEQYRNLRGIGVLAPHVYE; encoded by the coding sequence ATGGAGTTCGAGCACGTCGAATCAGACCTCGCCAAGACCCTCATCACCGAGGAGGAGCTGCACGCGAAGCTCGAGGAGCTCGCACGCCGCATCGAGGCCGACTACGAGGGCAAGGATCTGCTGCTCGTGGGCGTGCTGCGCGGCGCGGTGATGGTGATGGCCGATCTCGCACGTGCCCTCCACCGCCACATCGAGATGGACTGGATGGCCGTCTCCTCCTACGGCTCCGGCACGGTCTCCTCCGGCGTCGTGCGCATCCTCAAGGACCTCGACAGCGACCTCACGGGCCGCAACGTGCTCATCGTCGAGGACATCATCGACTCCGGCCTCACGCTCTCGTGGCTGCGCGGCAACCTGGAGTCGCGCGGCGCCGCATCCGTCGAGATCCTCACGATGCTGCGCAAGCCGGATGCGCTGAAGGTCCAGGTCGACGTGAAGTACTGCGGCTTCGACATCCCGAACGAGTTCGTCATCGGCTACGGCCTCGACTACGCCGAGCAGTACCGCAACCTGCGCGGCATCGGCGTGCTCGCCCCGCACGTCTACGAGTGA